GCGGTCGCCGCCTCGGCGCTTGCGGACGAGTGACGGCCAGGCGCATTTTCCAGCCTCGCCACAAACCTGTCTGGTACGCGGGCGGGATGGGCGAAGGTCGGGCAGGGCGACGACGGTCTTGGACAGTAAGTCGCTCAGGACGTGAGGAACGCGGCCAGCGATTTGATGTCGGTGGCGCAGTGACCGCCGTATAGAGGATGCCATTCCGTCCTGACGCCCCGGCGGGTCGCCCGTTCGGCGAGAAGCCGCGTGCCTTCGTAATTTCCGTAGGCGTCATACAGACCATTGGACAGGTAGAGCGCTGGCGATGCGGAGTCGGCGCGCTCTATGAGCGCGAGTGGAGACACGCGCCGCCATTCTTCCTCGCTCGCGAGGTATTTTCGGGCGAGGAGCCAGACCCCGAACGCCATTTTCGGGTTTGCGCCGGTCCGCTTGATGGCGGCTCTGCTCGCCGACAGTGAGGCAAAAGGCGAAACCGCGTAGACGCCGGGACAAAGGGCTGCAATCCGGTCAAAGGCCTGTGGGTTGGAGAGCCCGGCGATCAGTGCATTGAGGCCGCCCATGGACTCGCCCGCCAGCATACGTCGACGCGGCGTTCCAATATGGCTCTCGATCTCCGGCAATCTTCCCATCAGGTCTGGCAGCAGACCGCTGTTCTCGCGCTCACCCGCCGGCGTCAGGAGCCATGTGGGACCGTAAGACAGCGTGACCACGGTCGGCGGCGTAACGCCGGTCGCCTCCCACTGCGCCTGCAACATGGCGGTAAGATAGGTGTCATCGTTCCAGACCCGCTCATCCAACCCGCGGCCGTGCAGGTGATAAAGCACATCGCCGTTTGCGCCATTGGCGGCCCGATATACGCAATACCGAAGCGGTCCGGACGCGCCGCAGTCCTCATCCGCCCTTGTGAACGACACCTTCTGCGCGCCCCACGGATTCGTCAGTTCCTTCCATCCCAAGTGGCCGAGCCAGGCGAACGCAATGACGCCGAGGATGACAAGCCAGCGTTGGCGGATACGAGGTAAGGCAAGGTGACGCATTCTGACTCCGTGTCGTGCGACCTCGTCAACTTTGCGAAGGCTCGCCCGATTCCGCGCGCCCGAACGTGGAAACGCGACCATAAATCTACCTAGGTAGAAATGGAGTCAAGCGGTCATGTGACGTCGCCTTTCCGGCAATCTGTCCAATCCCATGAGCCGACGTTGACAAAAACTCTACATAGATAGAACGAGAGGCATGCTTCGAAGCCGCGCCCCCTCCCCCGCGACCCGCGCCGTATTGAGCGCGCTGATCGACGCGGCCCATGCCTGGTCTCATGGGTATGAGCTTTGTCGCCTGACCGGCCTGAAGTCGGGGACGTTATATCCGCTGCTCATCCGACTGGAGAGACAAGGCTATCTGCACGCCGAGTGGCAGCCGCCAGAGCCGGGCCGCCCTCCTCGACACGCCTATCGCCTGACAGCGGAGGGGCATCGGTACACGACGCAAATCCAAGCCGCCGCGCAGGGGGCGGATCATCGGCTTACGAGGCCGGCGTGACTTTGGCCGAGCGGCTCGTCAGGCTTTGTCTGCCATGGCTTCCACCCCACCTTCGCGACTGGGGCGAAGCCATGGCGCGAGAGGCGGGCGAGGTCCCGGGTGGCCTGCGCGCGATATTGTTCGCCGCGGGCTGCGTCGTCTTTGCAGCGAGGGTCGGCGTCGGCGGCCGGATGCGAGCCGGACTTCGCGCCGTCATGCCGGTAAAAGCCTATGGCGATCGAATTCCGATAAGCGCTCTGTGCGAACCGCGCGGTTTCACCCTGGCGTGCGCCTTCACGGCCACCACACTGGGGCTTGTCCAACTGGGCGCGTCGGGCGCCGCGCATGGGATGCTCGTCATGAACGCCATGGCGTTTGTGGCCGGACTGATCATGGTTTTCCCACTGGCGAAAAGAGAGACTGCGGACCATCCCTTCTTCGGGTTGTTGTCGTTGGGAACCGGCGCGGCCCTGCTGTTCACCGCAGCCTTTGGCGAGCAGGTTTCCGGCGCCAGTCGTTGGATGTTGATCGGTCAGATCGCCCTTCAGCCGAGCCTGATCATGCTGCCTCTGATAATCGTCGGCTTCGCAAGGACGCGGGATTCACTGACGGCGTTAGGCATCGTCATGGCGGCGATGGCCCTCGCGCTCCAGCCGGACAGAGCGATGGCGGGCGCCCTGCTGGCAGGCCTTTTGGCTGTCGCGATCTTTGCAAGACATCCACGGATTCTGTTCTGCGTAGGCGCAGCCGGGTTGGCTTTTGCGATCACCTGGTTCAGGCCTGACGTCGTCCCGGCCGCACCCCATGTCGATCGGCTGTTCAGAACGGCCTTTTCAAAAGGTGTTGTTCCAGGTCTTTCGGTTTGGACTGGGGCTGTCGTCCTGATGCTTCCGGCGGTCTTCGGAATTCTTCGCGACCGAGCCCATTGCGCTGTTCATGCCGCTTTCGGCGCGACCTGGCTGGCGATCCTGACCGCTGCAGCCTGGGGTGACTTCCCTGCACCTCTCGTCGGCTACGGCGGAAGCGCCATCGTCGGCTATATCCTCGCGACACTGGCGCTGCCGCGTCGCTGGACCACATCTCGCAGCGCCGTTGAGGCCGTCGTGATTGACCAAGACAAGGGCAACGCGCGCCGTTGCGACTTGTCGCCGACGCAAGAACTGCGGACAAATCTGAATCTGTGAGGTCAGTCGGCTGGACTAACCGACAAACCGATATCCAATGCCCGGCTCTGTAAGGATCAGAGCTGGTTGCGCCGGATCCCTCTCGAGCTTTTGCCTTAACTGCCCCACGACGACGCGCAGATACTGGACATCATCAGCGTGGCCAGCGCCCCAGACGGTCTTCAGGAGTTCGGCGTGACCCAGCAGCTTGCCGGCATTACGAGCCAGATTGGCCAGGACCTCATATTCCTTGGGTCTCAACTTCACCCGTTCGCCGGCGCGGGTGACGATGCGACGATCCAGGTCGATGACGACATCCCCGGCCGCGACCACGCCCCCCAGGACCGGCGTCCTCGCACCCTGGCGCAGGCCGGCGCGGATGCGGGCCAGAAGTTCGCCGACGCCGAACGGCTTTTCCACATAGTCGTTGGCGCCCAGGTCCAGGGCGACGATCTTCTCGGCCTCACGGTCGCGGGCGGACAGGACGATGATCGGTCCCTGATAGAAGTCCCGCGCCCGCGTCAACACGTCCTTGCCGTCCATGTCGGGCAGGCCGAGGTCCAGCACCACCGCGTCGGGGCTCCACAAGGCGATAGCGCGCAGCCCCTCCTGGCCGCTGTCGGCGCGGCGGGGTTGATAGCCGGCGACGTCCAGGGCGTGGCCCAGGAAGCGGTGGATCTGGGGCTCATCGTCGATGACCAGAACCTGGGGGCGAACGGCGGTCATCACAGCAGATCCGGGTGGGTGGCGATGGATTTGGGCAGGCTGATCAGGATGCGCGTGCCAAGCTTGCTCCCATCGGGTCCGTCCTGGATCGGGCTGGCGGCGGCGATACGCCCACGCATGGCTTCAACGAACCCCTTGGCGATGGCCAGACCCAGACCCGCCCCTTGAACCCTTTCGGGCGCGCGGTCGGTGGACTCTTCCATGCGGCGGAACTTGTCAAACACCCGCTCCAGTTCGGCGGTGGGAATGCCGCGCCCCTCGTCCTCTATGGAGATGACGACGGCGCCGCGGTCCTCATAGGCCGCCAGTTCGATGGTCGTGCCGTCGGGGCTGTAGGCGATGGCGTTTTCCATAATGTTGACCAAAGCCTGCTCCAGCAGCCCCGGATCGGCCTCGACCAGGCTGAGGCGAGCCGGAAAATCGCGGGTGATCTGGCGCTGGCCCAGACGGCGCGATACCCGGTCAGCGGCGGCGTTCAGGATGTCGCGCACATCGGTCCAGTCGGTGCGGACGTTCAGACCGCCGCCCTCCAGCCGGGTCATGTCAAGCAGGTCGCCGACATAACGAGACAGCCGTTCGGCCTCCTCGCGGATGCTGAGCAGCAGGTCGTCGCGCACCTCGGGCTTCAGGGTCGCGCCATAGTCGATCAGAGTCGTCGCCGATCCCAGGACAGTGGACAGGGGCGTGCGCAGATCGTGACTGACCGAGTTCATCAGGGCGGCGCGGAAATGGTCGGCGCGGCGCAAGGTCTCGGTCTCTAGCGCCTGACCCGCCAGGTCGGCCCGCTCCAGCGCGACGGCGCCCTGATCCAGCAGGGCCATCGCCAGCCGTTCTTCGTCCGACCCCGCCGCCACGGCCGAGGCGTCGATGCCCGCCACGCCCGCCCGACCGCGCACGCCCTGCAACGGCTGGAAGCGCCAGGAGGTCTGCGGCAGGGTGCCGGTGCCGTGTCCCGTGACCTCGCCGTGGGTCCAGGCCCAGCGGGCGGCGGCCATGGCGTCGGCGGCCAGGGTCACGCCCTCTGGGCTCGCGGCGGTCAGGATCAGGTCGTCGCCCTCGGGCAGCAGCACCACCGCCCCGGCGCCGGCGGCGGCCGAGGCCTGTTCGGACAGGGTGCGGGCCGTGGCGGCGCGGTCCTGGCCCGCCGACAGCGTCTGGCTGGCGGCCAGCAGGGCCGAAACGGCGGCGGCGCGACGCTGGGCCGCCCTGGCCTGTTCGCGCACTCTCCCCGCCAGGGCGCCCGTACCCAGCGCCACGCTCCAGAACAGAACCAGGGTCAGCACATCGGTCGGCGAACCGATCAGGAAGCTGTAGCGCGGCTGAAGAAACAGGAAGTTGTAGGTCAGGAAGGCCAGTGTCGCCGCCGCCAGCGCGGGCCGCAGCCCGTTCAGCACCCCCGCCGCCACCACGGCGGCCAGATAGATGACGCCCAGGTCCACCCGCTCGAACCGCGCATCCAGCACCAGGGCCGCGCCGGTTGCGGCCAGAACGAAAGCCGCGCCCGCCGGATAACCGCGCCAGTCCAGCGCCGCCCGCACGCCCGATTTGATGGCCGGTTCCGGCGCGGCAAGATCGCCCTCGGTCACGACGTGGACGGCGACGCCCTGCGCCTTGCGCAGCAGTTCGGTCGCCAGCGCCCGGCCGGTCCATTCGGCGAACCGACCGCCGCGCGTCTTGCCGATGACGATCTGGGTGACGTTGTTGCGGTGGGCATGGTCCAGAACGGCGCGCACCACGTCGTCGCCGCTGATCGTCACGGGCCGACCGCCCAGCTGTTCCGCCAGTTTAAAGCCTTCGGACAGCCGGCCCGTCGACCGGGCGTCGGTGCGCGAGCCGCTGGGCCGTTCGACGTGGGCCACCGACCATGGGGCGTCCATCATCATGTCGGACATGCGCCGGCCGGTGCGCACCAGTGAGGCGGTCATGGCGTCGCCGCCGACCAGAACCAATACACGTTCGCTCGCCGCCCATGGCCCCGACACGCCCCGCTCACGCAGGTGCGACAGCAACTGGTCGTCCACCGTCTGGGCCGCGCGGCGCAGGGCCAGTTCGCGCAGCGCCGTCAGGTTCTCGATCTTGAAGAAGTTCTCGGCCGCCATCCGCGCCGTCTCGGG
Above is a genomic segment from Candidatus Brevundimonas colombiensis containing:
- a CDS encoding sensor histidine kinase KdpD, which translates into the protein MPEPAPETSATSAVPRRRRGRLKVFLGMSPGVGKTYEMLRAARRRKAEGLDVVVGVVETHGRKETMSLLRGLDVMPRAPIDHRDRALMEFDLDGALARRPELLLVDEYAHSNAPGSRHPKRWQDVEELRDAGIDVWTTLNIQHLESLSDVILRITGVRQREAVPDSALTGADDIEVIDITPEDLRARLAEGKVYVPETARMAAENFFKIENLTALRELALRRAAQTVDDQLLSHLRERGVSGPWAASERVLVLVGGDAMTASLVRTGRRMSDMMMDAPWSVAHVERPSGSRTDARSTGRLSEGFKLAEQLGGRPVTISGDDVVRAVLDHAHRNNVTQIVIGKTRGGRFAEWTGRALATELLRKAQGVAVHVVTEGDLAAPEPAIKSGVRAALDWRGYPAGAAFVLAATGAALVLDARFERVDLGVIYLAAVVAAGVLNGLRPALAAATLAFLTYNFLFLQPRYSFLIGSPTDVLTLVLFWSVALGTGALAGRVREQARAAQRRAAAVSALLAASQTLSAGQDRAATARTLSEQASAAAGAGAVVLLPEGDDLILTAASPEGVTLAADAMAAARWAWTHGEVTGHGTGTLPQTSWRFQPLQGVRGRAGVAGIDASAVAAGSDEERLAMALLDQGAVALERADLAGQALETETLRRADHFRAALMNSVSHDLRTPLSTVLGSATTLIDYGATLKPEVRDDLLLSIREEAERLSRYVGDLLDMTRLEGGGLNVRTDWTDVRDILNAAADRVSRRLGQRQITRDFPARLSLVEADPGLLEQALVNIMENAIAYSPDGTTIELAAYEDRGAVVISIEDEGRGIPTAELERVFDKFRRMEESTDRAPERVQGAGLGLAIAKGFVEAMRGRIAAASPIQDGPDGSKLGTRILISLPKSIATHPDLL
- a CDS encoding response regulator — protein: MTAVRPQVLVIDDEPQIHRFLGHALDVAGYQPRRADSGQEGLRAIALWSPDAVVLDLGLPDMDGKDVLTRARDFYQGPIIVLSARDREAEKIVALDLGANDYVEKPFGVGELLARIRAGLRQGARTPVLGGVVAAGDVVIDLDRRIVTRAGERVKLRPKEYEVLANLARNAGKLLGHAELLKTVWGAGHADDVQYLRVVVGQLRQKLERDPAQPALILTEPGIGYRFVG
- a CDS encoding PadR family transcriptional regulator, whose product is MLRSRAPSPATRAVLSALIDAAHAWSHGYELCRLTGLKSGTLYPLLIRLERQGYLHAEWQPPEPGRPPRHAYRLTAEGHRYTTQIQAAAQGADHRLTRPA
- a CDS encoding alpha/beta hydrolase-fold protein yields the protein MRHLALPRIRQRWLVILGVIAFAWLGHLGWKELTNPWGAQKVSFTRADEDCGASGPLRYCVYRAANGANGDVLYHLHGRGLDERVWNDDTYLTAMLQAQWEATGVTPPTVVTLSYGPTWLLTPAGERENSGLLPDLMGRLPEIESHIGTPRRRMLAGESMGGLNALIAGLSNPQAFDRIAALCPGVYAVSPFASLSASRAAIKRTGANPKMAFGVWLLARKYLASEEEWRRVSPLALIERADSASPALYLSNGLYDAYGNYEGTRLLAERATRRGVRTEWHPLYGGHCATDIKSLAAFLTS